In the genome of Mytilus edulis chromosome 3, xbMytEdul2.2, whole genome shotgun sequence, one region contains:
- the LOC139516028 gene encoding uncharacterized protein, which yields MAEKMKAPSVDRPELAKHDSAILDLAFAMDCTGSMGSYIKTAQQNIREIVETIVASEKSNVHLALVEYRDHPPQDATFVTRTHDFTSSVSQMKTWLDACSAQGGGDCPEAVADALHDVSKLSWREEATKICVLVSDAPPHGLSQSGDSFPEGCPAGLDPIDITRKLAEKGITLYTVGCEPAILSYRDFFMALAYMTGGQYTPLGGAKLLTKIIIGGAQEEMSLQQWMADVDVEVQSRIASGHEIDDEAMTRDLHAKLASKGARSKQLVRNNAELAGISSKAKAMSSQMDMKSARSVFKSSMVETEPVMDEARCSDMYAAIETETSHYQVNRMLQKSKARNFYKK from the coding sequence ATGGCAGAGAAAATGAAAGCTCCTAGTGTTGACAGACCAGAATTAGCTAAACATGACAGTGCTATATTAGATTTAGCTTTCGCTATGGACTGTACAGGAAGTATGGGATCTTATATCAAAACAGCCCAGCAAAATATCCGTGAAATAGTTGAGACGATCGTAGCTTCAGAGAAAAGTAACGTGCACTTAGCTTTAGTGGAATACAGAGATCACCCACCACAGGATGCTACATTTGTTACACGAACACACGATTTCACGTCTTCAGTTTCTCAAATGAAAACTTGGTTGGATGCATGTAGTGCACAGGGTGGAGGTGACTGTCCAGAGGCAGTCGCTGATGCTCTCCACGATGTGTCGAAACTCAGTTGGCGAGAGGAAGCCACTAAAATTTGTGTGTTAGTATCTGATGCCCCTCCTCATGGACTGTCACAAAGTGGTGATTCTTTTCCCGAGGGGTGTCCAGCTGGATTAGACCCTATTGATATCACAAGGAAATTGGCTGAAAAGGGAATTACATTATACACTGTTGGCTGTGAACCAGCCATTCTGTCTTATAGGGACTTTTTCATGGCATTGGCTTACATGACAGGTGGTCAGTACACGCCTCTTGGTGGTGCGAAGCTTTTGACAAAAATTATTATTGGAGGAGCTCAAGAAGAAATGTCCCTTCAACAATGGATGGCCGATGTTGACGTAGAGGTTCAAAGTCGTATAGCATCCGGACACGAAATAGACGACGAGGCTATGACTAGAGACTTGCATGCAAAACTTGCTTCTAAAGGTGCAAGATCTAAACAGTTAGTGAGAAACAATGCTGAACTTGCTGGAATTTCATCAAAAGCAAAGGCTATGTCTTCACAGATGGACATGAAATCTGCTAGATCGGTCTTCAAAAGCTCAATGGTTGAAACAGAGCCCGTTATGGATGAAGCAAGATGTTCCGACATGTACGCAGCTATTGAAACCGAGACATCCCACTATCAGGTTAATCGAATGCTACAGAAATCTAAGGCACGTAACTTTTATAAAAAGTGA